In Candidatus Desulfatibia profunda, a genomic segment contains:
- a CDS encoding nucleotidyltransferase family protein: MKRNYSIDIPRERIEAFCKKHHICKFSVFGSALRQDFRSDSDIDILVEFHPDYTPGLIKLAGIEIELSNIIGRKVDLRTPQDLSRYFRQEVIESAEVQYAEI, translated from the coding sequence ATGAAAAGAAATTATTCAATCGATATTCCCAGAGAAAGAATTGAAGCGTTTTGCAAAAAGCACCACATCTGCAAATTTTCTGTTTTTGGGTCGGCTCTTCGTCAAGATTTCAGATCTGACAGTGATATAGATATTCTTGTTGAGTTTCACCCGGATTATACACCCGGACTCATCAAGCTGGCTGGGATAGAAATTGAATTGTCTAATATAATAGGCCGTAAAGTAGATCTGAGAACACCTCAAGATTTAAGTCGTTATTTTAGGCAGGAGGTCATTGAATCCGCGGAGGTCCAGTATGCAGAAATCTGA
- a CDS encoding DUF86 domain-containing protein: MQKSDIIRLRHMFDAAKEAASFIQEEERASLDVDRKLVLALMKSIEIIGEAATKITKECQEDLSQIPWPNIIGMRNRLIHAYFDVNLEILWKTVTEDLPGLIDELEKILPSAKV, translated from the coding sequence ATGCAGAAATCTGACATTATAAGGCTTCGCCATATGTTCGATGCTGCTAAAGAAGCGGCTTCATTCATTCAGGAGGAAGAAAGGGCCTCCTTAGACGTAGACCGAAAATTAGTATTGGCGCTTATGAAATCGATAGAAATCATAGGAGAAGCAGCCACCAAAATAACAAAGGAATGTCAAGAAGATCTTTCCCAAATCCCTTGGCCCAATATTATCGGCATGAGGAACCGCCTGATTCACGCTTATTTTGACGTCAATTTGGAAATTCTATGGAAAACCGTAACTGAAGATCTTCCCGGTTTGATTGACGAGCTTGAAAAAATTCTTCCTTCAGCCAAAGTCTAA